Proteins from one Aspergillus nidulans FGSC A4 chromosome VIII genomic window:
- a CDS encoding uncharacterized protein (transcript_id=CADANIAT00001668), which translates to MAGISDVDNIDWGNSNGDESAGESAGEGTQPDVNGQSNPMSSISEWADATATEATTITALDNPSASTTQATETSIYTSASTTSFTSDSTPSSTSIASADSDDGGGGGGLSTTTKVAIAVPIAVVGAAILAAVIFFLLRRRRRQRQRTSAPGILTRQLDTSSSAFLPSQPQIAPVPAPGPVNRNPFPSNNDNLPPPPPYLRPPGTEPGTGVDSTSSAAPVAGAAAGAGVAVTDRDLNWRTSEERAREAAARPRSPFDRPNDNDDNMSVVSEINDREAMMRDRGLRDDDDDDDDDDISSMSSFGADDHEHRQAAHRGS; encoded by the coding sequence ATGGCCGGCATATCGGACGTTGACAACATCGACTGGGGCAACAGCAACGGCGACGAATCAGCTGGCGAATCGGCTGGCGAGGGCACTCAGCCAGACGTAAATGGACAATCCAACCCTATGAGTTCCATCTCAGAATGGGCAGACGCCACGGCCACTGAGGCGACGACAATCACGGCACTAGACAACCCATCAGCATCAACCACCCAAGCAACAGAGACATCTATATACACCTCGGCGTCTACCACAAGCTTTACCTCAGACTCAACCCCGTCCAGTACCTCCATAGCTTCCGCGGACAGCGATgacggaggcggcggcggcggcctcAGCACCACGACCAAGGTTGCAATCGCCGTCCCTATTGCTGTCGTGGGTGCGGCCATCCTTGCAGCAGtcattttcttccttcttcgtcgccgtcgtcgccaacGCCAACGGACCTCCGCACCTGGGATTTTAACACGCCAACTAGAcacttcgtcttctgccTTCCTCCCTAGTCAACCCCAGATCGCCCCCGTTCCGGCCCCAGGACCAGTTAACCGTAACCCGTTTCCCAGCAACAACGACAATCtacctccgcctccaccttATCTCCGTCCACCAGGGACCGAGCCGGGGACAGGAGTAGACAGCACATCATCGGCGGCCCCGGTAGCAGGTGCTgcagccggagctggagttgcAGTAACAGACCGAGATCTCAACTGGCGAACATCCGAAGAGCGCGCTAGAGAAGCAGCGGCACGGCCGCGTTCACCATTTGACCGTCCAAATGACAATGACGACAATATGTCTGTAGTGTCGGAGATCAACGATCGCGAAGCGATGATGAGAGATAGAGGGCTccgggatgatgatgatgatgatgatgatgatgatatctcgTCTATGTCCAGTTTCGGTGCCGATGACCATGAGCATCGACAGGCCGCGCATCGGGGGAGTTAG